Part of the Ursus arctos isolate Adak ecotype North America unplaced genomic scaffold, UrsArc2.0 scaffold_4, whole genome shotgun sequence genome, CACTCAAATATAGTTTTCTCTCGTAAAGACCTTTGGAAATTTAGGACCATCATatatttcggggcgcctgggtggctcagtcgttaggcgtttgccttcagctcggggcgtgatcctgggatcaagccccacaaccggctcctccactgggagcctgcttcttcctctcccactccccctgcttgtgttccctctcttgctggctgtctctctctgtgtcaaataaataaatgaaatcttgaagaagaaaaaaaaaaagaccaccatATATTTCTGTGGCATACACATTGATTTTTTTGCCCTTCCTTTCCAcatctgaaaataaatgattCAAAGGTTAATTGTTCTTTCTGGAGTTTGAAAGTTCACTAGTACCAACACTTAAGGATCAGGATGGTAGAAGAGgcttttttccttgaaaatgatTCTTCTGTGtggaaagaaatgtttttgtaGCGGGAGAAATTCGTGAGCAGGGTCATTTGATGTGCTCGCATTCATCTCTGAACATTTGCCAGTTGTTCACTTTCTCCCCCTCTGATATTTTATAGGACCATAAACCCCAaacttttgtattctttctttccatatcttTCGCTTTCCTGCTTAGGTGACACCGTATGAACCAGTGGTTGAGAAATTGTAAAACACCTTAGAATCTTCAGCAGTTAGGAGGAATAAAGTGATGAATAGAGAATGTCCAGGCAGAAACCGTGTGGGAATCTTCAATACTTGGAAATGATTCTTAGATTGGTAGAATCTGGGATGACTGTTAACACATTTAGATGATTTCGGTAAATACAAAAGAAGTTTAAGCTGCTGAAAACACTGCGTATAGTTCATGCTTAGATGTCTTGGGAGGACAGAAAATATAATCCAGGCATCACACAGGGCTGTGCAAGAAAGACTTAGGGATACCTGCCAAGACATGTAAGCTAGCAGATTCTGGAATGTCTATCTTCCTTGTGTTCAGACTTTTCTATAGAGATTGTTTCCACATTCCATTTTAGTACTTGTTcatctttcttatgttttctgatatttctttatcttactttagtttactttgttttttagtattttgttttcacCAAATAGCAACTGCTGGCCACTTAGTATAATGTTATAAATCTAATCCAAAAGGGTTTTCAGTGCTTTCCTTgataaaaacagaatataaatgttattaGATGTCACTGAGTTGAGGGAAGTTACCTTCAGTAGAAAACTAAATCCTTAATATCATCGGCAGTAGTAATCTTATCAATTCAAATCTCTGCTTTGGACTGAACATGCTCATACTTAGTCTAGTGTCCATTTTAAATTGAGTCATAATTAAGGGCTAATACTGGGTGGtcaaatatggggtgcctgggtggctcagtcagttaagcatctgactcttggtttcggctcaggtcatgatctcagagtcgtgggatcgagccccatgttgggctctacactcagtgaggagtttaagattctctctctctcccctttgcccctcccccacttgcacgtgcactttctcaaataaataaatgtatttttaaaaaatactagagGGTAAAAAATAAGGCTGTCTGTTCTCTgaaatatgaagaatattttccttttcagattaGTTGCTGTGGGAATAAAACGAATCACTAGTATAGagtaaaataaattcacaaagattgtttttgttctgttttatacaGGTTTAATTAGCATTTCATTTAAATCAATTTAGTAGGTCCAAAATCATAGTATggaacaacaaaaaacccacatataTCAGGATGTCAAATTAACCAACAGATAGGTATGGAATTTTTGCTCTtttccaggcattgtgctagacgTTAGCAAAGAGGAATTGGCGTTCGGCTGGCTTAgccagtggagtgtgtgactcttgatcttggggtcatgagttcaagccccacattgggcatggagtctactaaaaatttttttaaaaagaagaattaaatctCAAGAAACTGACAAGCTAGTAGTATATGTTAGTTAATAGCATAGAAATTAACACGGGAAAGAGAGAAGTAGGCTGAAATAGTTAGGAAAGCCTTCCTAGAAGGATAGAGACTTGAGGTAAGCCCCTAAAATGGGTAATTTAGGTAGcgtgagaggaaagagaaagcattccagatttcatttgtttaattgaTGGGCTTTTTGACCTGCAACCGGCataaactaaaattaataaatttcgtcattttcagggtgcctggatggctcagttggttaaccgtctgccttcagctcagatcatgattccagggtcctgggatcaagtcccacatcggactccccgctcactggggagtctgcttcttcctctccctctgccactccccctgcttgtgctcactgtcaaataaataaatgaaatattttcaaaaattaaataaataaatttcaaaattttctttttacttgcaGAGATGAGGGTACAATGACTTAAACTGGCAACTGCTTAAGAATGTGGATTACACTTTAATGGGGTTGTTAATTGCAAGTTATTCAggatctttttttctaaattctacCTTACCGCCCATTGGCATCCTAGTTTTGGCACGAGGGTAGCATTCCACTGGCATATTGTGGTgccatatgaatttttaaaaatttaatattgctGAAACTGTGTCATGCTAATTATTGTCAAACTACTTTGATGACTTCATTAGAAGTGGAGTAAGCATGATAGTGgagcaaaataagcaaaatggCTAAACCTCTGACTACGTAATTCCCTCTCATTTGAAGGTGATGCTGTGGAACCTTCAGAAAGCGCGGCCACTCTGGATTACAAACTTGCAGGAAGATGAAACAGAAGAGATGGAAAGCCCACAATCACCTGGTCAGCTTTTAAACCCTGCTTTAGCCCACTCTGTGTCTGTGGCATCATGTGGCAATATTTTTAGCTGTGGTGCAGAAGATGGTAAGGTTCGAATCTTTAGGGTGATGGGAGTTAAGTGTGAACAGGAACTGGGATTTAAGGGCCACACTTTGGGAGTGTCCCAGGTCTGCTTTCTGCCAGAATCCTATTTGCTGCTTACCGGAGGGAATGATGGGAAGATAATGTTGTGGGATATAAGCAGTGAAGttgaaaaaaaacacaagagtCCTACGAAACCTACTCACAGGAAGAAAACGAAAAGAGCAGCTTATACCAAGCAGGGTGGAAACACTCCTGCTCCAGTAGCAGATGAAGAAGAACACGGCAAAATTTTACCAAAGCTAAGTATTGAACATGGAGAAAAGGTGAATTGGCTCTTGAGTACAAGAATAAAGGGATACCAGAATATATTAGTAGCTGATCAAACTAGTTGTATATCTGTATATcccttaaaagaattttaaatccaataaaatcatttgaaaaactGCAGCAACTttttataggttaaaaaaaaatcctgtttcttcatttttgtcattCTTAATGTTTGTCGTATGTGGAATAGTACTGTTCCATCATATAAATTATAAGGCATTTGAGCGAAAGATAATTAGGTAATACTTTATATGGTAAATAACAAAATTTGAGGGAAGAGAAGTAATATTCATTGAGTAATGGCCATATACCAGCCATTTTACatgtttgatttcttcttccaAATCCATGATGTGGGCGATTCCCCTCATTTTATTGCCACAGTAATTGAGACTCAAAGATTTTAAGTAACAAAGACCCAGGAAAGTTGCAGGCATGATTACTTACCTGGAAAGGATCTTGGTTGTCTTGTCAAGCCTCCTGCCTCAGGGAAGCCCACATGTGATCTATTCCAAATGTAGTCCCCACGTTAGTTATGACTGGTTATTTCAGATCCTAGGATGTCATGAGGAGCCAAGTTGGAAGAGGAAGCctgttctttcttgttttgtgtaAAGCCCAGAAGGCTTTGCTGACAAttactttttgttgtttctaAGAAAAGGGCTTCAGGGTCTAATCAGTTTAGGATATTATGCAGTAATCCAAGCTGTGGTGTTGATAGAACCAGGAATAAGTTGAAGTTAAGAAtaagaaattctgagaaaaaatagagaagagataaaagaggtaaatatgggcacctgggtgggtcagttagttgagcatggactcttggtttcagctcaggtcatgatctcagggtcgtgagatctagcCCGGCATCAGACTCTgggcttagtgcagagtctgcttgggattctccttctccctctgtctctcccccctgcATGCatactcatgctgtctctctctctctctgtctttctccctatctccctccctctcaaataaataaataaaatatttaaaaaaaaaaaaagtaaagactaGAAACCAAGATACAATGTCACGAGCACATTGCTTTTCATCATGGCTTGGATTGCTGTCTTCTCTGCATGTTCTTTCTGCTTCGACTTATACTgcctactcattttttttttttttaagagagcttgagggcaagcagggggcaggggaggtgggggagattctttttttttttttttttttttaagattttatttatttatttatttcacagagagacagccagcaagagagggaacacaggcagggggagtgggagaggaagaagcaggctcccagcagagaagcctgatgtggggctcaatcccaggaccccgggatcacgccctgagctgaaggcagacacttaacgactgagccacccaggcacccaggttGGGGAGATTCTTAATCAGGCTCCATACCAAGTGTTaagcccagtgcggggctggatctcataaccctgatgagatcatgacctgagctgaagtcaggagtcaggcacttagccaactgagccacccaggtgcccctatactaaCTACTGTTACATTCAAAGTTTTGAAGAGAATCTGGTTATCATTATCCTTGTTTGTGGAGAATTCTTTGGTAAGTGTGATTTTAGTCCGAACACTTGTTCAGTGACAGAAACCAAATTCAAATTGGCTTAAGGGAATAAAAGGAGTTTTTTCGCTCACACAACTGAGAAGTCCAAGGAAAATCCAGCATGTACTACTTAAGATATGAGGCTACAGGTACCCCACCTGTGGAAAGTCTTTTCctagaggtggagagagagaatactcagTGATTTTGAGCCTTGAAACAACCGTATCTAAAACAAATGTATTCTTAGAGCCTTTATTTTAACTTGCAGCTAAGAGTCCTAACCAATTAAGTGGgcaatcaataaatattgttgagtGATCTCACTTGGAATTTAAGGAAGGGGGAATACCATCTTGGCCCTAAAAAATCATTGGTAGGGGCACCTAcctggctcggttggtggagcatacaactcttgatctgggggttgtgagtttgagctgcacgttgggcacagagattactttaaaaaaaaaaattcattggcAAAGGACCTTGGCCTGAGTATTGACAGAAACAGGGTTCTAATCTCAGCATTGGGCAAGGCTCTTGCCCAATTTGGGCTTTAGTTTCCTTAAAAGTGAAGGGCTTGGATTAGAAATCCTCTAAGGTACCTTTCATGCCACTgttcaagtgaaatgaaaataccATCATCATGACATGCTTAGCCAATGAttctaatattaaaatgttaGGAAGGACTAATGCTCATGTCTAATCTCTGGAGGTTTTAGAGGGATCTTTTGAAAACTTACCCAAGTACAGCGTCATTTTAGCTATTGGGTCTGAATAAATTTATGGGAATAAAGTAAGAAGTACTTGAACCAGGGTTGAAACATCAACCCTAAACTTCTTTTGGTTGCTGATAACATACCCACTCAGACTGCCTAAGCAAAGGGAAGTTTACTGTTAGG contains:
- the WDR53 gene encoding WD repeat-containing protein 53 codes for the protein MAVKWTGGHSSPILCLNASQEGLVASGAEGGDLMAWGEDGTPLGHTRFQGADDVTSVLFSPSCPTKLYASHGETISLLDVRSLKGSLDHFHVNEEEINCLSLNETENLLASADDSGAIKILDLENKKVSRSLKRHSNICSSVAFRPQRPQSLVSCGLDMQVMLWNLQKARPLWITNLQEDETEEMESPQSPGQLLNPALAHSVSVASCGNIFSCGAEDGKVRIFRVMGVKCEQELGFKGHTLGVSQVCFLPESYLLLTGGNDGKIMLWDISSEVEKKHKSPTKPTHRKKTKRAAYTKQGGNTPAPVADEEEHGKILPKLSIEHGEKVNWLLSTRIKGYQNILVADQTSCISVYPLKEF